Proteins encoded within one genomic window of Actinoplanes octamycinicus:
- a CDS encoding IS110 family transposase, giving the protein MGQLIIGVDPHKRSATIEIINEREQVLARGRYGTDTGGYQQLLAAGRRHAGRVWAVEGCNGIGRHLAQRLVADGETVLDVPAKLAAKARNFDTGHGRKTDGHDAHHIAVTALRTPGLHQVRADGATVALRLLADRRDQLGATRTETINRLHQLLLELIPGGAKKNLTTDQARTLLERVSVPAGDIVTATRYQLAGDLVDELTTLDTKIKAANRQLTTVLAATGTQLTSLNGIGPSGAARLLGDIGDIHRFPTRGHFATWNGTAPIDVSSGDHHHHRLNRAGNRRINRVLHIMVITQLRYDTPARAYYQHKRAEGKTAMEAMRALKRRLSDTVYRQMIKDAAAATTPATDPGGHTGATRNSSAADPNPKIDTSEKSQPGPANHHPKTSPTPTP; this is encoded by the coding sequence ATGGGTCAGCTGATCATTGGGGTCGATCCGCACAAGCGGTCCGCGACGATCGAGATCATCAACGAGCGTGAACAGGTACTGGCCCGCGGTAGGTACGGCACCGACACCGGCGGCTACCAGCAGCTGCTCGCTGCCGGCCGCCGTCACGCCGGCCGGGTGTGGGCGGTCGAGGGCTGTAACGGCATCGGCCGGCACCTGGCCCAGCGGCTGGTCGCCGACGGCGAAACCGTGCTGGACGTCCCGGCGAAACTCGCCGCGAAAGCCCGCAACTTCGACACCGGCCACGGCCGCAAAACCGACGGTCACGACGCCCACCACATCGCCGTGACAGCGCTACGCACCCCGGGCCTGCACCAGGTTCGTGCCGACGGCGCCACCGTCGCGCTGCGGCTGCTGGCCGACCGCCGCGACCAGCTCGGCGCCACCCGCACCGAGACCATCAACCGGCTGCACCAGCTACTGCTCGAACTGATCCCCGGCGGCGCGAAGAAGAACCTGACCACCGACCAGGCCCGCACCCTGCTCGAACGCGTCAGCGTCCCGGCCGGCGACATCGTCACCGCCACCCGCTATCAGCTGGCCGGCGACCTGGTCGACGAGCTCACCACCCTGGACACCAAGATCAAAGCAGCCAACCGGCAGCTGACGACCGTGCTGGCCGCCACCGGCACCCAGCTGACCAGCCTCAACGGCATCGGCCCCTCCGGCGCCGCCCGCCTGCTCGGCGACATCGGCGACATCCACCGCTTCCCGACCCGCGGACACTTCGCCACCTGGAACGGCACCGCCCCCATCGACGTGTCCTCCGGCGACCATCACCATCACCGGCTCAACCGGGCCGGGAACCGGCGCATCAACCGGGTCCTGCACATCATGGTCATCACCCAGCTCCGCTACGACACCCCCGCACGCGCCTATTACCAGCACAAACGCGCCGAAGGCAAAACCGCGATGGAAGCCATGCGAGCGTTGAAACGACGCCTGTCCGACACCGTCTACCGACAAATGATCAAAGACGCGGCAGCCGCAACAACCCCGGCGACGGATCCGGGAGGACACACGGGGGCGACTCGAAACTCCAGCGCGGCCGACCCAAACCCCAAGATCGACACTTCGGAAAAGTCACAACCCGGACCCGCCAACCACCACCCTAAAACATCCCCCACACCAACCCCTTGA
- a CDS encoding IS110 family transposase: MWFCRDDGKVNGYMGQLIIGVDPHKRSATIEIINEREQVLARGRYGTDTGGYQQMLAAGRRHAGRVWAVEGCNGIGRHLAQRLVADGETVLDVPAKLAAKARNFDTGHGRKTDGHDAHHIAVTALRTPGLRRVHADGATVALRLLADRRDQLGATRTETINRLHQLLLELIPGGAKKNLTTDQARTLLERVSVPAGDIVTATRYQLAGDLADELTTLDTKIKAANRQLKTVLAATGTQLTSLNGIGPSGAARLLGDIGDISRFPTRGHFATWNGTAPIDVSSGDNHHHRLNRAGNRRINRVLHIMAITQLRFDTPGRAYYQRKRAEGKTAMEAMRALKRRLSDTVYRQMIKDDHTAQQTATGPGGHTGATLNSSAADPNPKIDTSEKSQPGPANHHPKTPLTPTP; encoded by the coding sequence GTGTGGTTCTGCCGCGACGACGGGAAGGTCAACGGGTACATGGGTCAGCTGATCATTGGAGTCGATCCGCACAAGCGGTCCGCGACGATCGAGATCATCAACGAGCGTGAACAGGTGCTGGCCCGTGGCAGGTACGGCACCGACACCGGTGGCTACCAGCAGATGCTCGCCGCCGGCCGCCGTCACGCCGGCCGGGTGTGGGCGGTCGAGGGCTGTAACGGCATCGGCCGGCACCTGGCCCAGCGGCTGGTCGCCGACGGCGAAACCGTGCTGGACGTCCCGGCGAAACTCGCCGCGAAAGCCCGCAACTTTGACACCGGGCACGGCCGTAAAACCGACGGTCACGACGCGCACCACATCGCGGTGACCGCCCTGCGCACCCCGGGCCTGCGCCGCGTTCACGCCGACGGCGCCACCGTCGCGCTGCGGCTGCTGGCCGACCGCCGCGACCAGCTCGGCGCCACCCGCACCGAGACCATCAACCGGCTGCACCAGCTACTGCTCGAACTGATCCCCGGCGGCGCGAAGAAGAACCTGACCACCGACCAGGCCCGCACCCTGCTCGAACGCGTCAGCGTCCCGGCCGGCGACATCGTCACCGCCACCCGCTATCAGCTGGCCGGCGACCTGGCCGACGAGCTCACCACCCTGGACACCAAGATCAAAGCAGCCAACCGGCAGCTGAAGACCGTGCTGGCCGCCACCGGCACCCAGCTGACCAGCCTCAACGGCATCGGCCCCTCCGGCGCCGCCCGCCTGCTCGGCGACATCGGCGACATCAGCCGCTTCCCGACCCGCGGGCACTTCGCCACCTGGAACGGCACCGCCCCCATCGACGTGTCCTCCGGCGACAACCATCATCACCGGCTCAACCGGGCCGGGAACCGGCGCATCAACCGGGTCCTGCACATCATGGCCATCACCCAGCTCCGCTTCGACACCCCCGGCCGCGCCTACTACCAGCGCAAACGCGCCGAAGGCAAAACCGCGATGGAAGCCATGCGAGCGTTGAAACGACGCCTGTCCGACACCGTCTACCGCCAAATGATCAAAGACGACCACACGGCACAACAGACAGCGACGGGTCCGGGAGGACACACGGGGGCGACTCTGAACTCCAGCGCGGCCGACCCAAACCCCAAGATCGACACTTCGGAAAAGTCACAACCCGGACCCGCCAACCACCACCCTAAAACACCCCTCACACCAACCCCTTGA
- a CDS encoding TetR/AcrR family transcriptional regulator → MGAVVTGSTAVPVLSGTQRAILAAYTELIEELGSDDVSYRVIARRAGIAERTVFRNYPTRVDLLLATAAWIEATLFAREESHSIFDVPLAIRDAMQRYDARPELAHVVAETAMRGVNGAAPSPGRAQLERLLDAEVPSLDPAHRRAVIAALSHLDSVGTWVTFRREFGMDGRDIADAAAWAAEAVLDGIRDRVAP, encoded by the coding sequence GTGGGCGCGGTCGTGACCGGGTCGACGGCAGTCCCGGTGCTGAGCGGCACGCAGCGGGCGATCCTCGCCGCGTACACCGAACTGATCGAGGAGCTCGGCAGCGACGACGTGTCGTACCGGGTGATCGCGCGCCGGGCCGGCATCGCCGAGCGCACGGTGTTCCGCAACTATCCGACGCGCGTCGACCTGCTGCTGGCGACCGCGGCCTGGATCGAGGCGACGCTGTTCGCCCGCGAGGAGTCACACTCGATCTTCGACGTCCCGCTCGCGATCCGGGACGCGATGCAGCGGTACGACGCGCGGCCGGAGCTCGCCCACGTCGTCGCGGAGACGGCGATGCGCGGCGTGAACGGCGCGGCCCCGTCGCCGGGCCGGGCGCAGCTGGAGCGGCTGCTGGATGCCGAGGTGCCGTCCCTCGACCCGGCGCACCGCAGGGCGGTCATCGCGGCGCTGTCGCACCTCGACTCGGTCGGGACGTGGGTGACGTTCCGCCGCGAGTTCGGTATGGACGGGCGGGACATCGCCGACGCGGCCGCGTGGGCGGCGGAGGCGGTGCTCGACGGCATCCGGGACCGGGTCGCCCCGTAG
- a CDS encoding TetR/AcrR family transcriptional regulator, translating to MEEPVDTATAILASAAVLLRERTFDDISYRALADEVGISERTIYRQYPTRAHLLAALSNWIEQTCFPLPPFVTVSDFCAAVHQRFHAFDASPAYAYVGARASAISPTLDTEPAYLTRAIEAMLDVAAPTLNRRDRRRVAASLRYFSSAMFWARLRTGLDLDAAEICDAFDQAVSTVLARLPEATWARS from the coding sequence ATGGAGGAGCCGGTCGACACCGCGACCGCCATTCTGGCGAGTGCCGCGGTGCTGCTGCGCGAGCGCACGTTCGACGACATCTCCTATCGTGCCCTCGCCGACGAGGTGGGCATCTCGGAGCGCACGATCTACCGCCAGTACCCCACGCGCGCCCACCTGCTCGCCGCGCTCTCCAACTGGATCGAGCAGACCTGCTTCCCGCTGCCGCCGTTCGTGACCGTGTCCGATTTCTGCGCCGCCGTGCACCAGCGCTTCCACGCCTTCGACGCGTCGCCCGCGTACGCCTACGTCGGCGCCCGGGCGTCCGCGATCTCACCGACGCTCGACACCGAGCCGGCCTACCTCACCCGAGCGATCGAGGCGATGCTCGACGTCGCGGCACCGACGCTCAACCGGCGGGACCGGCGACGGGTCGCGGCCTCGCTGCGCTACTTCTCGTCGGCGATGTTCTGGGCTCGGCTGCGCACCGGCCTCGACCTGGACGCCGCCGAGATCTGCGACGCGTTCGACCAGGCTGTGAGCACCGTGCTGGCGAGGCTGCCCGAGGCGACGTGGGCGCGGTCGTGA
- a CDS encoding purine-cytosine permease family protein: MTHARNAVVTPGSDDSRTQGALGDATVSTDNARAAAEDSLEDYAFRYVPRTFRRWSAASVGATALGSIAFLADFSIGASIGIDHGTANAVLGILFASIIIVIVGVPVAYYAARYNLDLDLIARGSGFGYYGSILTTVVFAGFTCIFFALEGAIMAQGLQVATKLPLWLGYLLSTLVVIPIVIYGMRALERLQVWTTPLWLALALLPLLWIVVSDPEAVRAFTSFTGDSDGSVSFGAVVSSAAVCFALTPQLAEQIDYIRAMPPRTPSNVRSWWTSFAFAGPGWVIFSGTKQVIGVFLAVYLLVKVEPALGHQATQPVKQFVMMYQTLLPDWLAIVLALVLIVVAQVKINVTNAYSGSLAWSNVFTRVAKHYPGRTIFVLVNLVIAYVLMMLDVFTLISFVLSLYANVVMAWLVTIATDIAINKWVLRISPRFPEFRRGMLHDWNPVGLVSVGLASVLSLLAFAGVFGASVKPFSVLIAIGVGVVTTPAMALATRGRYYLRRRSDGIDSPRFDDHGNPSGERLRCHVTGYTFERPDMLASAERGPHGEVQYVSSLALTLDDRDHYVLPPEVTGPPRRAAARQRET; encoded by the coding sequence ATGACCCACGCCCGCAATGCCGTCGTAACACCGGGCAGCGACGATTCCCGAACGCAAGGTGCCTTAGGGGATGCCACTGTGTCGACGGACAACGCTCGGGCGGCCGCAGAGGACAGTCTGGAGGACTACGCCTTCCGCTATGTGCCGCGCACCTTCCGGCGGTGGAGCGCGGCCTCGGTCGGCGCGACCGCCCTCGGGTCCATCGCCTTCCTCGCCGACTTCTCGATCGGCGCGAGCATCGGCATCGACCACGGCACCGCCAACGCCGTGCTCGGCATCCTGTTCGCGTCGATCATCATCGTCATCGTGGGCGTGCCGGTCGCCTACTACGCCGCCCGCTACAACCTCGACCTCGACCTGATCGCCCGTGGCTCGGGCTTCGGTTACTACGGCTCCATCCTCACGACCGTGGTCTTCGCGGGCTTCACCTGCATCTTCTTCGCCCTGGAGGGCGCCATCATGGCGCAGGGGCTGCAAGTGGCGACGAAGCTGCCGCTGTGGCTCGGCTATCTCCTCTCGACCCTCGTCGTGATCCCGATCGTCATCTACGGCATGCGGGCGCTGGAGCGCCTCCAGGTCTGGACCACGCCCCTGTGGCTCGCCCTCGCCCTGCTGCCGCTGTTGTGGATCGTCGTCTCCGACCCCGAGGCGGTACGAGCCTTCACGTCGTTCACCGGCGACTCCGACGGCTCGGTCAGCTTCGGTGCCGTGGTCTCCAGTGCGGCGGTGTGCTTCGCCCTGACCCCCCAGCTGGCGGAGCAGATCGACTACATCCGCGCCATGCCGCCGCGCACGCCGTCCAACGTCCGCTCGTGGTGGACGTCGTTCGCGTTCGCCGGCCCGGGATGGGTCATCTTCAGCGGCACCAAGCAGGTGATCGGGGTGTTCCTCGCCGTCTACCTGCTGGTGAAGGTCGAACCCGCGCTCGGGCACCAGGCGACCCAGCCGGTCAAGCAGTTCGTCATGATGTACCAGACCCTGCTCCCCGACTGGCTCGCGATCGTTCTCGCTCTGGTGCTCATCGTGGTCGCGCAGGTGAAGATCAACGTGACGAACGCGTACTCCGGCTCGCTCGCGTGGTCGAACGTCTTCACCCGGGTGGCGAAGCACTACCCGGGCCGGACGATCTTCGTACTGGTCAACCTCGTGATCGCCTACGTGCTCATGATGCTGGACGTCTTCACCCTGATCTCGTTCGTGCTGAGCCTCTACGCGAACGTCGTGATGGCCTGGCTCGTGACGATCGCCACCGACATCGCGATCAACAAGTGGGTGCTGCGCATCTCGCCGCGGTTCCCCGAGTTCCGTCGCGGCATGCTGCACGACTGGAACCCGGTCGGGCTCGTGTCGGTGGGCCTGGCCTCGGTGCTGTCGCTGCTCGCGTTCGCCGGGGTGTTCGGCGCCTCCGTCAAGCCGTTCTCGGTGCTCATCGCGATCGGCGTCGGGGTGGTGACCACGCCGGCCATGGCCCTCGCCACCCGGGGGCGCTACTACCTGCGCCGGCGGTCCGACGGCATCGACTCGCCCCGGTTCGACGACCACGGCAACCCCTCGGGCGAGCGGCTCCGCTGCCATGTCACCGGGTACACGTTCGAGCGCCCGGATATGCTGGCCTCGGCCGAGCGGGGACCGCACGGCGAGGTGCAGTACGTCTCGTCGCTGGCGCTCACGCTCGACGATCGCGATCACTACGTGCTTCCGCCGGAAGTCACCGGGCCCCCGCGCCGGGCGGCCGCCCGACAGAGAGAGACGTGA
- a CDS encoding ATP-binding cassette domain-containing protein — MLELSDIEAGYGRTRVLHGVTVPPGKVVAVLGHNGAGKSTLLRVAIGLIKPSKGRVVFDGEDIASLAPHQRVARGMAYVPQGQQSFGQLTTLENLQLVADGRRGGKALIDAQLARFPALAKFATRKAGLLSGGQRQQLAIARALITEPRLLILDEPTEGIQPTIVAEIERTIVQLAGEGITVLLVEQHIGFALDAAERYVVLASGLVTQTGEGGKAATSTVRAAMAI; from the coding sequence ATGCTGGAACTCTCCGACATCGAGGCCGGCTACGGGCGGACCCGGGTGCTGCACGGCGTGACGGTGCCGCCGGGCAAGGTGGTGGCCGTGCTCGGCCACAACGGCGCCGGCAAGTCGACCCTGCTGCGTGTCGCGATCGGCCTCATCAAGCCGTCGAAGGGCCGCGTGGTGTTCGACGGCGAGGACATCGCGTCGCTCGCCCCGCACCAGCGCGTTGCCCGCGGCATGGCGTACGTGCCGCAGGGCCAGCAGTCGTTCGGCCAGCTCACGACACTGGAGAATCTGCAGCTCGTCGCCGACGGACGCCGCGGCGGCAAGGCTCTCATCGACGCGCAGCTGGCTCGGTTCCCCGCGCTGGCGAAGTTCGCCACCCGGAAGGCGGGCCTGCTCTCCGGCGGGCAGCGCCAGCAACTCGCGATCGCCCGCGCCCTGATCACCGAGCCGAGGCTGCTCATCCTCGACGAGCCGACCGAGGGCATCCAGCCCACGATCGTCGCCGAGATCGAGCGGACCATCGTGCAGCTGGCCGGAGAAGGCATCACCGTGCTGCTCGTCGAGCAGCACATCGGCTTCGCCCTCGATGCCGCCGAGCGCTACGTCGTGCTCGCCTCGGGCCTGGTCACCCAGACCGGGGAGGGCGGCAAGGCGGCCACCTCCACCGTGCGAGCCGCCATGGCGATCTGA
- the urtD gene encoding urea ABC transporter ATP-binding protein UrtD, protein MTDASLVVTDLHVEFSGFVAVGGVSFDAHPGEVRFLIGPNGAGKTTCIDAITGLTPATGSARLGEKELLGRQVHKIVRLGIGRTFQTASVFDELTVLQNLDIAAGRHRHSSSLLRARRGTDASIERALEETGLAGELATPAGILSHGQKQWLEIAMLLVQNAKVLLLDEPVAGMSQDERTATGELLQRIAAKRIVLVVEHDMDFMRRFATRVTVLHQGRVLSQGTVAEVQADPQVQEVYLGTAGAATTDAMAIVPGPAAGTPPRKED, encoded by the coding sequence ATGACCGACGCTTCGCTCGTTGTCACGGACCTGCACGTCGAGTTCTCGGGCTTCGTCGCGGTCGGCGGCGTCTCGTTCGACGCGCATCCCGGCGAGGTCCGGTTCCTCATCGGCCCGAACGGCGCCGGCAAGACGACCTGCATCGACGCCATCACGGGCCTGACCCCGGCCACCGGGTCGGCCAGGCTCGGCGAGAAGGAGCTGCTCGGCCGGCAGGTGCACAAGATCGTACGGCTCGGGATCGGCCGCACGTTCCAGACCGCGAGCGTCTTCGACGAGCTCACCGTGCTGCAGAACCTGGACATCGCCGCCGGGCGCCACCGCCACTCGTCGTCGCTGCTGCGGGCCCGGCGTGGCACCGACGCGTCGATCGAGCGGGCGCTGGAGGAGACCGGGCTCGCCGGCGAGCTCGCCACGCCGGCCGGCATCCTGTCGCACGGGCAGAAGCAATGGCTGGAGATCGCGATGCTGCTCGTGCAGAACGCGAAGGTGCTGCTGCTCGACGAGCCGGTCGCCGGCATGAGCCAGGACGAGCGCACCGCGACCGGTGAGCTTCTGCAGCGCATCGCGGCGAAACGGATCGTGCTCGTGGTGGAGCACGACATGGACTTCATGCGCCGCTTCGCCACCCGGGTGACCGTGCTGCATCAGGGAAGGGTGCTCTCCCAGGGCACGGTGGCCGAGGTGCAGGCGGATCCCCAGGTGCAGGAGGTCTACCTCGGCACCGCGGGCGCCGCCACCACCGACGCCATGGCGATCGTGCCCGGACCGGCGGCCGGGACCCCGCCGCGGAAGGAGGACTGA
- the urtC gene encoding urea ABC transporter permease subunit UrtC produces the protein MTKPKSWITLSGIGVFAVLLLGVAPLVLTDHWLNNLGKYCCWAIAAVGIGLAWGRGGMLVMGQGVFFALGAYSMAMHLTLETAGDRIPGFMVLYDPLAPLPAFWEPFRSAWFTLLAIVLLPVVVAGVLGYALFKRRVKGAYFAILTQALAVALATLISSTIRETGGDTGLSDFKYFFGFVLNDPANKRMVYLIAAALLIVCLVAVWQLYRSRFGELLVATRDAEERVRFLGYDPATVKLVAFVVSALMASVGGAMFVPIVGIITPAEIGAAASIVMIAGVALGGRASLFGPALGAMAVGWGQSSLGSTWPDGWPYLLGLLFIIVILFLPNGLSSLPARFTAARRRSPDRQPAPAIAAAELEEVRA, from the coding sequence ATGACCAAGCCGAAGTCATGGATCACGCTCAGCGGTATCGGGGTGTTCGCCGTCCTGCTCCTCGGGGTGGCCCCGCTCGTGCTCACCGACCACTGGCTCAACAACCTCGGCAAGTACTGCTGCTGGGCGATCGCCGCCGTCGGCATCGGCCTGGCGTGGGGCCGGGGCGGGATGCTCGTGATGGGACAGGGGGTGTTCTTCGCTCTCGGCGCCTACTCGATGGCCATGCACCTGACACTGGAGACCGCCGGCGACCGGATCCCGGGGTTCATGGTGCTCTACGATCCGCTCGCGCCGCTCCCGGCGTTCTGGGAGCCGTTCCGCAGTGCGTGGTTCACCCTGCTGGCGATCGTGCTCCTCCCCGTCGTGGTGGCCGGCGTCCTCGGCTACGCGCTGTTCAAGCGCCGGGTGAAGGGCGCGTACTTCGCGATCCTGACGCAGGCGCTCGCCGTCGCGCTGGCCACCCTGATCAGCTCCACGATCCGCGAGACCGGGGGCGACACCGGGCTCAGCGACTTCAAGTACTTCTTCGGCTTCGTCCTGAACGACCCGGCGAACAAGCGCATGGTGTACCTCATCGCGGCCGCGCTTCTCATCGTGTGCCTGGTCGCGGTGTGGCAGCTCTACCGCAGCCGCTTCGGTGAGCTCCTGGTCGCGACCCGGGACGCCGAGGAGCGGGTGCGCTTCCTCGGCTACGACCCGGCCACCGTCAAGCTCGTCGCCTTCGTCGTCTCCGCGCTGATGGCAAGCGTCGGCGGGGCGATGTTCGTGCCGATCGTCGGCATCATCACCCCGGCCGAGATCGGTGCGGCCGCCTCGATCGTCATGATCGCGGGCGTTGCCCTCGGCGGCCGGGCATCGCTGTTCGGCCCCGCGCTCGGCGCGATGGCGGTCGGATGGGGGCAGTCGAGCCTCGGCTCGACCTGGCCGGACGGCTGGCCGTACCTGCTCGGTCTGCTGTTCATCATCGTGATCCTCTTCCTGCCGAACGGGCTGTCGTCGCTACCGGCCAGGTTCACCGCAGCGCGCCGGAGGAGCCCTGACCGGCAGCCCGCCCCGGCCATCGCCGCGGCGGAACTCGAAGAGGTGCGGGCATGA
- the urtB gene encoding urea ABC transporter permease subunit UrtB, translating to MDALIAPLLNGSAQGALLLLAALGLSLTFGQMGVINMAHGEFLMIGAFTAYLVQQVIASSDLSIPVALPVAFVVAGLFGLLLEVTVIQWMYRRPLDTLLVTVGVSLILQQAALQIFPSQGVPVEKPGWLDGQLNILGYEWPLRQLFTILLAAVCVAALAAWLKYTSFGRRIRATVHNRDLAETSGISTRTVDRLTFFAGSGLAGVAGVAASLIGGTNSQMGVQYIIAAFLVVAAGGIGQLKGTIIAAWAVGVALSYFAYWTTGSFAQVLAFILVIVFLQLRPQGLFTVRTRSLV from the coding sequence GTGGACGCACTGATAGCACCGCTGCTGAACGGCAGCGCACAAGGCGCACTGCTCCTGCTCGCCGCGCTGGGCCTCTCGCTCACCTTCGGCCAGATGGGCGTGATCAACATGGCGCACGGCGAGTTCCTCATGATCGGTGCCTTCACCGCCTACCTCGTCCAGCAGGTCATCGCCTCCAGCGACCTGTCGATCCCGGTCGCGCTACCGGTCGCGTTCGTCGTCGCAGGTCTGTTCGGCCTCCTGCTGGAGGTCACCGTCATCCAGTGGATGTACCGGCGGCCCCTGGACACCCTGCTCGTCACGGTCGGGGTGAGCCTGATCCTGCAGCAGGCGGCACTGCAGATCTTCCCGTCCCAGGGCGTCCCGGTGGAGAAGCCCGGCTGGCTCGACGGGCAGCTGAACATCCTCGGCTACGAATGGCCGCTCCGGCAGTTGTTCACCATCCTGCTCGCGGCCGTCTGCGTGGCCGCGCTGGCAGCCTGGCTCAAGTACACCTCGTTCGGCCGCCGCATCCGGGCCACCGTGCACAACCGGGACCTCGCCGAGACCTCGGGGATCTCCACCCGCACCGTCGACCGCCTCACCTTCTTCGCCGGATCGGGTCTGGCCGGGGTGGCCGGCGTGGCCGCGTCACTCATCGGCGGCACGAACTCCCAGATGGGCGTGCAGTACATCATCGCGGCCTTCCTCGTCGTCGCCGCCGGTGGCATCGGCCAGCTCAAGGGCACCATCATCGCCGCGTGGGCGGTGGGAGTCGCCCTCTCGTACTTCGCCTACTGGACGACCGGCAGCTTCGCGCAGGTGCTCGCCTTCATCCTCGTGATCGTCTTCCTGCAGCTCCGCCCGCAGGGCCTGTTCACGGTGCGAACCAGGAGTCTGGTATGA
- the urtA gene encoding urea ABC transporter substrate-binding protein, producing MSITSKRLRTLTAMGAIGTTVALMLAGCGARAGDEAAGSGTSAAPSCVNTSGSTIKLGFLNSLTGGMAISEKTVSTVLHMGADEINASGGILGKKIEYVQEDGATDWPTFAEKTEKLLTQDCVAAIFGGWTSSSRKAVKPVVEQHNGLFFYPVQYEGLESSPNIYYTGATTNQQIIPAMDFLASRGVKKLFLAGSDYVFPRTANAIIKLYAAKLGITIVGEEYVPLDKDDWTSQVAKIVAAKPDFIFNTINGSSNVGFIKAYYDAGLSAKTTPIISVSIAEEEAPAMGHEVTGHYASWNYFQSLKTPTNPKFIESWKAYPNSSKVTSDPMEAAYISLYLYKALVEAAGSFDVDKVNAAAKKNTITFDAPEGKVTLDGDNHHISKPGHIGQINAKNQFDIAWASDKFIEPDPYLEGYDWFPADIRKQLVDAAG from the coding sequence ATGTCCATCACCAGCAAGCGGCTGCGCACGCTCACGGCCATGGGCGCCATCGGGACGACCGTGGCCCTCATGCTCGCCGGCTGCGGTGCCCGAGCCGGCGACGAAGCGGCCGGCAGCGGGACATCCGCGGCACCGAGCTGCGTCAACACCTCCGGCAGCACCATCAAACTCGGCTTCCTCAACTCCCTGACCGGCGGCATGGCGATCTCCGAGAAGACCGTCTCCACCGTGCTGCACATGGGCGCCGACGAGATCAACGCCAGCGGCGGCATCCTCGGCAAGAAGATCGAGTACGTCCAGGAGGACGGCGCCACCGACTGGCCCACCTTCGCGGAGAAGACCGAGAAGCTGCTCACCCAGGACTGCGTCGCCGCGATCTTCGGCGGCTGGACCTCGTCCTCTCGCAAGGCCGTGAAGCCGGTCGTCGAGCAGCACAACGGCCTCTTCTTCTACCCGGTGCAGTACGAGGGCCTCGAGTCGTCGCCGAACATCTACTACACCGGCGCGACCACCAACCAGCAGATCATCCCGGCGATGGACTTCCTCGCCTCCCGGGGGGTGAAGAAGCTGTTCCTCGCCGGCAGCGACTACGTCTTCCCGCGCACCGCGAACGCGATCATCAAGCTGTACGCGGCCAAGCTCGGCATCACGATCGTCGGGGAGGAGTACGTCCCCCTCGACAAGGACGACTGGACCAGCCAGGTCGCCAAGATCGTGGCGGCCAAACCCGACTTCATCTTCAACACCATCAACGGCTCGTCGAACGTCGGCTTCATCAAGGCCTACTACGACGCCGGCCTCAGCGCCAAGACGACGCCGATCATCTCGGTGTCGATCGCCGAGGAGGAGGCGCCGGCGATGGGTCACGAGGTGACCGGCCACTACGCGTCCTGGAACTACTTCCAGTCACTCAAGACCCCCACCAACCCGAAGTTCATCGAGAGCTGGAAGGCCTACCCGAACAGCAGCAAGGTCACCTCCGACCCGATGGAGGCCGCCTACATCTCGCTGTACCTGTACAAGGCCCTCGTCGAGGCGGCCGGCTCCTTCGACGTCGACAAGGTGAACGCCGCGGCGAAGAAGAACACCATCACGTTCGACGCGCCGGAGGGCAAGGTCACCCTCGACGGCGACAACCACCACATCTCGAAGCCGGGCCACATCGGCCAGATCAACGCCAAGAACCAGTTCGACATCGCCTGGGCCTCCGACAAGTTCATCGAGCCGGACCCGTACCTCGAGGGCTACGACTGGTTCCCGGCCGACATCCGCAAGCAGCTCGTGGACGCGGCGGGCTGA